A single Dechloromonas denitrificans DNA region contains:
- a CDS encoding lytic transglycosylase domain-containing protein → MPLRPALFCLAIVVSAPALAAGGIFSFVDEDGVEHLSNIPDDRRYRLILADRFEPARAALRAPRGVLALPFGERPFHDAVLRASSDTGVDAALLHAVITVESGYNRGAVSPKGATGLMQLLPATASRYGTVNLLDPGENIRAGARYLRDLLALFDNNLELALAAYNAGEGAVIRYGRRLPPYAETRRYVPLVVAHYQRLGGR, encoded by the coding sequence ATGCCCCTGCGCCCCGCCCTGTTCTGTCTCGCCATCGTTGTTTCGGCCCCGGCCCTGGCGGCCGGCGGCATTTTCAGCTTCGTCGATGAAGACGGCGTCGAGCACCTCAGCAACATCCCCGACGACCGGCGTTACCGGCTGATCCTGGCCGACCGCTTCGAGCCGGCCCGTGCCGCCTTGCGCGCGCCACGCGGCGTGCTCGCCCTGCCCTTCGGCGAGCGGCCGTTTCACGATGCCGTGCTGCGCGCCAGCAGCGACACCGGCGTCGACGCCGCGCTGCTGCACGCGGTGATCACCGTCGAATCGGGCTACAACCGGGGTGCCGTGTCGCCCAAGGGGGCGACCGGGCTGATGCAATTACTGCCGGCGACGGCCAGCCGCTACGGCACGGTCAACCTGCTCGACCCCGGCGAAAATATCCGCGCCGGCGCCCGCTATCTGCGCGACCTGCTGGCCCTCTTCGACAACAATCTGGAATTGGCGCTGGCCGCCTACAACGCCGGCGAAGGCGCGGTCATTCGCTACGGCCGGCGCCTGCCGCCCTACGCAGAGACGCGGCGCTACGTGCCGCTGGTCGTAGCCCATTACCAGCGGCTGGGCGGGCGCTGA
- the phoB gene encoding phosphate regulon transcriptional regulator PhoB has translation MSARILVVEDQPAINELIVVNLVHAGFKVMATEDAETAWQMLIASPPEVMLVDWMLPGMSGYQLIRHIRADSRYRDISVIMLTARSDEVDKISALEAGADDYVTKPFSPRELVARVKAVLRRRDPQMAEGAVALGGLSLQPHTRQALAGNDPICLGPTEFRLLHFLMTHAERVHSRSQLLDSVWGGRSHIEERTVDVHIRRLRSILENYALDGMVQTVRGMGYRFSIVSEKA, from the coding sequence ATGTCAGCGAGAATTCTGGTAGTTGAAGACCAACCGGCGATCAATGAATTGATTGTCGTAAACCTCGTGCACGCCGGGTTCAAGGTGATGGCGACGGAGGATGCCGAAACTGCCTGGCAGATGCTGATCGCCTCCCCGCCCGAGGTCATGCTGGTGGACTGGATGTTGCCCGGCATGTCGGGCTATCAGTTGATCCGCCATATCCGGGCGGACAGTCGCTACCGGGATATCTCGGTGATCATGCTGACGGCGCGTTCCGACGAGGTGGACAAAATTTCGGCGCTCGAGGCCGGCGCCGACGACTACGTCACCAAGCCGTTTTCGCCGCGCGAGCTGGTCGCCCGGGTCAAGGCCGTACTGCGCCGGCGCGATCCGCAGATGGCCGAAGGGGCGGTGGCCCTCGGCGGTCTCAGCCTGCAGCCGCATACCAGGCAGGCGCTGGCCGGCAACGATCCGATCTGCCTTGGCCCGACCGAATTCCGCCTGCTGCACTTCTTGATGACCCATGCCGAGCGGGTGCACAGCCGCAGCCAGTTGCTCGACTCGGTCTGGGGCGGCCGCTCGCATATCGAGGAACGGACGGTCGATGTGCACATCCGGCGCCTGCGCAGCATTCTCGAAAACTACGCGCTGGACGGCATGGTGCAAACGGTACGCGGCATGGGATATCGCTTTTCCATCGTTTCGGAAAAGGCTTGA
- the epsL gene encoding XrtB/PEP-CTERM-associated polysaccharide biosynthesis outer membrane protein EpsL, with protein MPILDRLFVASTLAVSLVSPVFADPDDTFNIYVAAGAQQDSNLFRQAANEQSDTVQTTSLTLALSKPFAQQRFSFDASLIDYRYRKNDYLDYQAKNYNGAWNWALSHRLTGVLSASRTEAQNSFVDYTESTPERRKNVRQTDVNHLGAEWQVRGGWRLLGGLTNTEQSNSQTFSQQSGFVLNTWEAGAKYLWPAGSYLQLLRREGDGEYIDQQLVSFAMLRAPFNPQHDTDFRQIETEARLFVPFTGKSTLSAKLAKQAREHQHFSQRDYDVYVGRLDYSWQPTGKLALNSSLRREVAAYQDYASSYYLGDGVNLQPTWQISARTVMRLNYDWQRRRFDGELIAGLAERRDTLQSIRLGIDWLPARWATVTTSIQRDSRKSSRDNFDFSTNILSVNARLNF; from the coding sequence GTGCCGATTCTTGATCGTCTGTTCGTTGCCAGCACGCTGGCCGTTTCACTCGTCTCGCCGGTCTTCGCCGATCCCGACGATACCTTCAATATCTACGTCGCCGCTGGCGCGCAGCAGGACAGCAACCTGTTTCGCCAGGCCGCCAATGAGCAGAGCGATACGGTGCAGACCACCTCGCTGACCCTGGCGCTGAGCAAACCTTTCGCCCAGCAGCGCTTTTCGTTCGATGCGAGCTTGATCGACTACCGTTACCGCAAGAACGACTACCTCGACTATCAGGCGAAGAACTATAACGGCGCCTGGAACTGGGCGCTGTCGCATCGCCTGACCGGTGTTCTGTCGGCCAGCCGGACCGAGGCCCAGAACAGTTTTGTCGATTACACCGAAAGCACCCCGGAGCGGCGCAAGAACGTCCGGCAGACCGACGTCAATCATCTCGGTGCCGAATGGCAGGTGCGCGGCGGCTGGCGCTTGCTCGGCGGCCTGACCAATACCGAGCAGAGCAACAGCCAGACGTTCAGCCAGCAAAGCGGTTTCGTGCTGAATACCTGGGAGGCGGGAGCCAAATACCTCTGGCCGGCCGGCAGCTACCTGCAACTGCTGCGTCGCGAAGGCGACGGCGAATACATCGATCAGCAACTGGTCAGCTTCGCCATGCTGCGGGCGCCGTTCAACCCGCAACACGACACCGACTTCCGGCAGATCGAGACCGAGGCGCGGCTGTTCGTGCCGTTTACCGGAAAATCCACGCTCTCCGCCAAGCTCGCCAAGCAGGCGCGCGAGCACCAGCACTTCAGCCAGCGCGACTACGATGTTTACGTCGGGCGGCTCGACTATAGCTGGCAACCGACCGGCAAACTTGCGCTGAACAGCTCGCTGCGCCGCGAAGTGGCGGCCTATCAGGATTACGCCAGCAGCTATTACCTGGGTGACGGGGTGAACCTGCAGCCGACCTGGCAGATCAGCGCCCGGACGGTGATGCGCCTGAACTACGACTGGCAGCGCCGGCGCTTCGACGGCGAGTTGATCGCCGGTCTGGCCGAGCGGCGCGACACGCTGCAGTCGATCCGCCTCGGGATCGACTGGCTGCCGGCCCGCTGGGCCACGGTGACGACCAGCATTCAGCGCGACAGCCGGAAATCGAGCCGGGACAATTTCGATTTCAGTACCAACATCCTCAGCGTCAATGCCCGCCTGAACTTCTGA